A region of Mesoplodon densirostris isolate mMesDen1 chromosome 11, mMesDen1 primary haplotype, whole genome shotgun sequence DNA encodes the following proteins:
- the PRDM4 gene encoding PR domain zinc finger protein 4 isoform X3, with protein MHHRMNEMNLSPVGMEQLTSSSVSNALPVSGSHLGLAASPTHNAIPAPGLPVAIPNLGPSLSSLPSALSLMLPMGIGDRGVMCGLPERNYTLPPPPYPHLESSYFRTILPGILSYLADRPPPQYIHPNSINVDGNTALSITNNPSALDPYQSNGNVGLEPGIVSIDSRSVNTHGAQSLHPTDGHEVALDTTITMENVSRVTSPISTDGMAEELTMDGVAGKHTQIPNGSRSHEPLSVDSVSSNLAAETVGHGGVIPIHGNGLELPVVMETDHIASRVNGMSDSALSDSIHTVAMSTNSVSVALSTSHNLASLESVSLHEVGLSLEPVAVSSITQEVAMGTGHVDVSSDSLSFVPPSLQMEDSNSNKENMATLFTIWCTLCDRAYPSDCPDHGPVTFVPDTPIESRARLSLPKQLVLRQSIVGADVVHVLPLIGVWTGETIPVRTCFGPLIGQQSHSMEVAEWTDKAVNHIWKIYHSGVLEFCIITTDENECNWMMFVRKARNREEQNLVAYPHDGKIYFCTSQDIPPENELLFYYSRDYAQQIGVPEHPDVHLCNCGKECSSYTEFKAHLTSHIHNHLPSQGHSSSHGPSHSKERKWKCSMCPQAFISPSKLHVHFMGHMGMKPHKCDFCSKAFSDPSNLRTHLKIHTENARSSAPSVISCS; from the exons ATGCATCACAG GATGAATGAAATGAACCTGAGCCCAGTGGGGATGGAGCAGCTGACTTCATCCTCTGTGAGCAATGCCTTGCCAGTCTCAGGGAGTCACCTGGGGTTGGCTGCCTCACCCACTCACAATGCCATCCCGGCCCCAG ggCTGCCAGTGGCGATTCCAAACCTGGGTCCCTCCCTGAGCTCCCTGCCTTCTGCTTTGTCTCTCATGCTCCCAATGGGTATTGGGGATCGAGGGGTGATGTGTGGGTTACCTGAAAGAAACTACACCCTACCTCCACCACCTTACCCCCACCTTGAGAGCAGTTACTTCAGAACCATCCTACCTG gcATTTTATCTTATTTAGCTGACAGACCACCTCCTCAGTATATCCACCCTAACTCTATAAATGTTGATGGTAATACAGCATTATCTATCACCAATAACCCTTCAGCGCTAGATCCCTATCAGTCCAATGGAAATGTTGGATTAGAACCAGGCATTGTTTCAATAGACTCTCGTTCTGTGAACACACATGGTGCCCAAAGTCTTCATCCCACTGATGGCCATGAGGTGGCCTTGGACACAacaatcactatggagaacgTCTCTAGGGTCACCAGCCCAATCTCTACAGATGGAATGGCAGAAGAGCTTACCATGGATGGTGTTGCAGGCAAGCATACCCAAATCCCAAATGGCTCCAGAAGTCATGAACCTCTGTCTGTGGATTCTGTGAGCAGCAACCTTGCAGCAGAAACTGTAGGACATGGTGGTGTGATACCCATTCATGGGAATGGCCTGGAGCTCCCTGTGGTCATGGAGACAGACCACATTGCAAGTCGGGTCAACGGGATGTCTGACAGTGCCCTCAGTGACTCCATCCACACTGTGGCCATGAGCACCAACTCTGTAAGCGTGGCACTCTCTACCTCACACAACCTCGCCTCCCTAGAATCTGTTTCCCTCCATGAAGTTGGCCTAAGCCTAGAACCTGTGGCTGTCTCCTCCATCACCCAGGAGGTTGCTATGGGGACAGGTCATGTAGATGTGTCTTCAGACAGTCTTTCTTTTGTACCACCTTCACTGCAAATGGAAGACTCCAATTCAAACAAGGAAAATATGGCAACCTTGTTTACAATTT GGTGCACTCTCTGTGACCGAGCCTATCCCTCAGACTGCCCAGATCATGGACCGGTGACTTTTGTTCCTGACACTCCAATAGAGAGCAGAGCGAGGCTTTCTCTCCCAAAGCAGCTTGTTCTCCGCCAGTCAATTGTGGGAGCAGATGTTG TTCATGTCCTTCCACTGATAGGTGTATGGACTGGAGAAACCATTCCTGTGCGGACTTGCTTTGGGCCTCTTATTGGCCAGCAAAGTCACTCCATGGAAGTAGCAGAATGGACAGACAAGGCGGTTAATCATATCTGGAAG ATATACCACAGTGGTGTCCTAGAATTCTGCATCATTACAACTGACGAAAATGAATGTAATTGGATGATGTTTGTGCGCAAAGCCAG GAATCGGGAAGAGCAGAACTTGGTGGCTTATCCCCATGATGGAAAAATCTATTTCTGCACCTCACAAGATATCCCTCCTGAAAATGAACTGCTTTTTTATTACAGCCGGGATTATGCTCAGCAGATTG GTGTTCCTGAACACCCAGATGTGCACCTCTGTAACTGTGGCAAGGAGTGCAGTTCCTATACAGAGTTCAAAGCCCACCTGACCAGCCACATCCATAACCATCTTCCTAGCCAGGGCCACAGCAGCAGCCATGGGCCAAGCCACAGCAAAGAAAGGAAGTGGAAGTGCTCCATGTGCCCCCAAGCTTTCATCTCTCCTTCCAAACTTCATGTTCACTTTATGGGTCACATGGGTATGAAGCCCCACAAGTGTGATTTCTGTAGCAAGGCTTTTAGTGATCCCAGCAACCTGCGGACCCACCTCAAGATACATACAG